GGCGCGGGTAGCGCGGATGATCGTGCATCTCAAACCACGGGCGGCGTCGCATCCTACTGCTGAGAGTACTGGATGCCGGGCAATTCCGCAGCCGCAACCGCCCGCACAGGAATTTTGAGCGAAAACGCTGTATCCTCCGTCCTTAGAGCAGGACGAGATTGCGATGAGTTATTCCCAGGCCCAGGCCGCCATCTGGCTCGCGCCCGCTCTTCAGCCGACGATGACCGACACTACTGAGGCGATCACCGCCCTGGTGGAGGAATACGCGACCACGCTCTACCGCGTCGCCTATTCCGTCACCCGCAACGTTGCCGAAGCCGAAGACGCCGTGCAGGAGACCTTCCTGCGCGTGCTGCGCCACCGCGAAAAGCTCTCCGAGATTCGCGACCGCCGCGTCTGGCTCGTGCGCATTGTGTGGAATGTGGTGCTCGACAAAAAGCGCCGCGCCAAAACGCGCCCCGAGACCGACGACATCACCGAGCACGCCCGCTCGCTGCGCGCCGCCGGATTCACCGCCGATCAGCACGCCATCTCCTCGCAGCAATACCAGCGCATCCTCGCCCTCATTGACCGCCTGCCGCCCAAAGAGCGCGATGCCATCCTGCTCTCGGCCGTCGAAGAACTCAGCACCGCGCAGGCCGCCGCCGTGCTCGGCACTACGGAATCCTCCATCCGCTCCCGCATCTTCCGTGCCCGCCGCGTGCTTGCTGAAATGCTCGCCCAGGAAGGAATCGAACGATGAAACTCCGTTCCTCGCCGCCTCCATCGGCTCCCGCGCACCCGGCGCTCGATGCCGCGCTGCGCCAGCTCGGCACGGCCACGCCCGATCCTCAAATGCAGGAGCGCCTGCTGCGCCGTCTTCGCACTGCGGCCCTCACCGATGCCGCGCCGCAGTCCGGCCTTCGCTGGCCGCGTTTTGCCGCCGCCGCGCTGGCCGGCAGTTTTGCCTGCGCGCTCATCGTCACCGGCAGCCTCGCTCACTCGCATACCGTGGCGGAGCGGCAGGCTGGCCCTCCCATGCTTGAAATCGTGCGCCCGCAAAGCGGAGTCAGCACCGCCTCGGCCGCGCACATCACGGCGCATCCCGTGCCCGCACCCGGCAAGGGCCGCGCCCATGAGCAAATGACGCCCGGAGTCCACACCCGGCAAGGTCTTGCCCTGCCGCAAAAAATCAGCAGCCAGTAGTCCGCAACCGCACACAGCCTGAACCGCAACGAATCACAGATCAGGACGAATCACGCGCCGTCAAGCGTCTCTGCCCGGACGATCCGCTACCCACTCCCCGCTCTTGCCGCCGCTCTTGCGCTCCAGCCGCACCCGCTCGATTCGAATACCCTTGTCGAGCGCCTTGCACATGTCATAGACCGTCAGCGCCGCCACAGAGGCGGCCGTCAGCGCCTCCATCTCCACGCCCGTGCCTGCGGTCGTAGCCGCCGTCGCGCGAATCTCCACGCCGCCGTCCGCCACCTGCGCCTGCACATCCACAAAGCTCAGCGGCAGCGGATGGCACATCGGAATCAGGTCCGCCGTCTTCTTCGCCGCCTGCATGCCTGCAAAGCGCGCCACCTCCAGCGGGTTCCCCTTGGGATTCTCCGGCAGCGCCGCCAGCACCTCTTCCGTCAGCGCCACAAAGGCCGAGGCCACCGCCTCGCGCCGCGTTGCGGACTTGCCGCTCACATCCACCATGCGGGCCTGCCCGCTCTCATCAAAGTGCGAAAGTTTGCTCATCTTCACCCCAGCAGCAGCGCAGTCACCTTCGCGCCTGCCTCCAGCCTTTCCGCTTCTTCCGGCACCACCACAAATCCCTCCGCGCGCGCCGTGCTCGCCAGGTCGCCCGAGCCCTGCCACATCACCGGCGTCACGCGCACGCCGTCGATCGACGACTCAATCTGCGCCGGCAAAAAGCGCGTCAGCCCCGGCTTCACGCTCACTTCGCGAGTGAGCGCGCCTCGCGTCCAGCGCGGCCAGCGTTCCGGTGTCTCGCCCATCAGCGCCGCCACCAGCGGAGCGCCAAAGAGCGCGAACGTCACCATCGTCGAGACAGGATTCCCCGGCAGGCCCAGAAAATATCGCGGCTCGCCCTCATGCCGTGCCCGCCCAAACACCACCGGCCTGCCGGGCTGCATCTTTACGCCGGTAAACAGAAACTCCGCGCCCACGCGCCCGAGCGCCTGCTCTACATAATCAAAGCGGCCCATCGAAACGCCGCCCGTCATCACCAGCAGATCGCACGCCAGCGCCGCGCGAATCGCCTCTTCCGTGGCCCGCGCATCATCCGGCACAATCGGCAGCCGCACCGGCTCCGCGCCCATCGCCAATAGCTGCGCGGACAATGAGTAACTGTTTGAGTTGCGAATCTGTGCCGGTGCGGGAGTCTCGGCCACCGGCACCAGTTCATCGCCCGTCGCAAGAATCGCCACTCGCGCCTTGGCCGCCACGGCAATCTCCGCATAGCCGCAGGCCGCCGCCGCCGCAATCTGCGCCGGGCCCAGCCGCGTGCCTGCCGGCGCCACCACATCGCAGGAGCGCGCCTCCGCGCCCACCGGCACAATGTTCTCACCTGCCTTGATCACGCGGCCTTCCTGCAAACGCACTTCGTCGCCGCTGCGCTCCACATGCTCCACCATCGCAACGGCATCGGCGCCCTCGGGCACCGCCGCGCCCGTCATGATCTCGACCGCCTCACCCGAGGCCAGCGGCGCGCCATTCCACATCTCGCCCGCGCGCACTGTGCCCAGCACGCGATGCGGCCCGGCCACGCTGCTCCCTGCACTCCACGCAAATCCATCGCGCGTGGCGCGCGGAAACGGCGGCTGATCCCGATCCGCATGCACCGCCTCGGCGAGTATGCGGCCCGCCGAAGAGGACAACGACACCCGCTGCGCCATCCGCTCGCACTCCAGCAGTTTGCGCGCCTCGGCCAGCACGACGCGCTCCGCCTCGCGGTACGCCAACACCTGCTCACTCATGGGGTCATTCTCTCCTTCTGCCGCAAAGAAAAAAAGAGCGCCGCAACTTGCGACGCTCTTTCTGTCCGGTTTTGCTCCAGCCTTACCGGTGACGGTAGACCTTCTGCTGCTTCTGTCCGATGCTGGCCAGAATACCCTTCACTTCGCCCGCGAACGGTCCGTTCGGCGCCAGTTCCAGGTACTTCTGGTAGGCCTCCACGCAGCCCGGAGGCGCAATGATCTTCTGCGTCTTCGGGTCCACGGTCGCCTTCTGAATCAGCGCCTGCCCCTTCAGGTAGTAAGGAATCGGAGCCTTCGGGTCAGCCGCAATCGCCTTATCCGCCGCCGCCACCGTGGCATCGCCCTGGTTGTTGCGGTTCATCACGATCGCTTCGTTCTGGTAGAACATGCTGGCGTTCGAGGGGTCCGCCGCCGCGGCTGCGTCATAGGCTGCCTGCGACTCGGCGACCTTGCCGGTATCGCCGTACACCTCACCCAGCGCATCCTCGGCAATGCCCATCACCTGCTGATTCGGCTTCTTCTCGGCCTTGTCGAGGGTGATGGCCTTGTTCAGTGAAGTGATGGCGTCGTCATACTTCTTCTCGCCCTTCTGCGCCACGCCCAGTTCCACCCACAGCAGATACGCATCCGGCATCTGCGCGGTGTCCTTGGTCATCAACGCATCGGCAGCGGCATAGTTCTTGGTCTGGTTATCCTGGCGCGCCTGCTTGAGGTCGGCATTCAGGTTCTTGATGACCGAGTTCTGCTTCAGAATCTTCGCGTTCTCTGCCTTCACCTTGGCGAGCTGCTTCTGCTGCTCGGGCGAGAGCTTCTTCACATAATCCGCACGCGAAAGATCAAAGTCCTGCGCCGTGTCCTGTCCGGCCACAACCTTCACGTTCTGGAACTCGTCCAGCACCTTGCCCTTGGGCGTGTTCGGCTCGCGCAGCGTCACCGTATAGGTGCCAGCCTTGATGTTCGCGCCCTTGTAGTCGCCGTTCGAATCCGTGTGAAAGGTGTACTCGCTGGTCTGGCCGCCATCGGTCGAGAGCCCGATGATGCCATCCGTGATCGCCGCCCCCGTCGGATCGTTCACATGCCCGTGAATGCTGCCCACCTTGGCCGCTGTCGTCGCCGTCGTGGCTGCCGGAGCCGCCGTCTGCTGGGCCATGCCGGGCAGCGCCACCATCACCGTCGCCGCCAGCGCGGCCGTCAACCAGAGTTTCGTCTTCATCATTTCCGTTCTCTCCCGGGCCGCGCGTGCTTGCTGACTGCGCGGCTCTTTACTGCTTGAACCCGTTTATTTTATCGATGGGCGTACGGAATCGGATCAACAGCATCCGCTTCCTCAAAGGCGCGCAGACGAAGCACGCAGCTTTCGCATTCGCCGCAAGCCTCTTCCGCGCCGGAGTAGCACGACCACGTTAAATCCAGCGGAGCACCCAGTTCAAGGCCGAGACGCACGATCTCCCGCTTCCGCAGTTGAATCAACGGCGTCTCCACCCGAATCGAACCCTCTTTCGTGCCTGTCTCTATCAGATGCTGAAAAGCCTCATAATAGGCGGGCCGGCAGTCCGGATACCCCGAACTATCCTGCTCCACCGCCCCAATCACAATCTTCGACGCGCCCAGCACCTCGGCCCAGCTCACCGCCGCCGCCAGAAAATGCGCATTCCTGAAAGGCACATACGTCACCGGAATCTCCGCGCCAATCGCGGCTTCTTCGGCCGGAGCCTTCGGCACGTCAATGCTCGTGTCCGTCAGCGCCGACCCGCCGATGCGACGGAAAAGATCGATCTTCAAGTGCAGAAGATCTTTGAAGCCCAGCCGCTCGGCCACGCTGCGCGCCGAGACCAGCTCGCGCGCCTCCGTCCGCTGCCCATAGCTGAAGTGGATGGCGTAAGGCTCATAATCCCGCGCCGCAATCGCCGCGCACACACACGAGTCCATCCCGCCGGAAAGACATACCACCGCTCGTTCACGCTTCGGGGTCATCTCTTTCAGGATACCGCGCCGCGCGCCCGGCCGCCCAGCACTATACGGCAGCGGCCTTCACGGCAAATTTGCGCTTGTAATACGCCGTCGTCACGATGATCGCAGGCACGCCAATCATGATCGGCACAATCCATACCCACCACGCCCCATGCAGCAGCGGCCCCACGGTCACCACGCAAAAGGCCGTCCACGCCGCGATGTAGCTGCCGATCATGCCCTGCAGGTGCGCATACCACCAGAACATCTTTTCCCTGGGAGGATGCAGAAAGCCCCACATCGTCCGGCCCGCGAACCGCATGCCGATCAGGCCAAAAATAATCGCCGGAATCCCTAGACCCTGCACCAGCTCCGGGCGAAACGCTCCGCAAACCGCCAGACCCGCGCTCGCCGCAAAGCTGAAGACAGCCACGCCCCAATCCACAAGGCCTGCGACCCGTTCGTCCTTCCACGCCGCCTTTTGCGCCAGCACTCGATAGCCGCTGAACGAAAGATAGAAGCTGAACACCGCCACCAGCGCCAGAAACAGCGTGGGCCGATACACCGCCATCGCCAGCGCCGTAGCCGCAACCACCGTCATCGCCCAGAAATAGAGCTTTCCCCAGCGCCGGTGCGCCTTGCCGCCCTTGGCAGTCACCAGCGCCAGCGGAGCCAGCACAAAGGCCATCCCTCCGGCCGTCACGTGAATCCCCAGCAGAACGTGCATCCACCACGGATCGCGCATCGCGCACCTCGTTACACTCGAAATACCTCGAAAGGTCTCAGCGGAGGATCATCTTGCAATACGCGCGCACATCCCCGCAGGTTCCTGCACTTTCGCGCAAAATTGCCCGCCTTCCCTCTCCTTTTCGCAGCCACCTTCGGTCAAACAGCGCCCGTCTAAGCTAAGGCATGCAGCCGGTCACCCCGCACGACTTCGCCACGCGCTCACAGGCCGCCGCGAGC
The DNA window shown above is from Acidobacterium capsulatum ATCC 51196 and carries:
- the moaC gene encoding cyclic pyranopterin monophosphate synthase MoaC: MSKLSHFDESGQARMVDVSGKSATRREAVASAFVALTEEVLAALPENPKGNPLEVARFAGMQAAKKTADLIPMCHPLPLSFVDVQAQVADGGVEIRATAATTAGTGVEMEALTAASVAALTVYDMCKALDKGIRIERVRLERKSGGKSGEWVADRPGRDA
- a CDS encoding DUF2306 domain-containing protein, with the translated sequence MRDPWWMHVLLGIHVTAGGMAFVLAPLALVTAKGGKAHRRWGKLYFWAMTVVAATALAMAVYRPTLFLALVAVFSFYLSFSGYRVLAQKAAWKDERVAGLVDWGVAVFSFAASAGLAVCGAFRPELVQGLGIPAIIFGLIGMRFAGRTMWGFLHPPREKMFWWYAHLQGMIGSYIAAWTAFCVVTVGPLLHGAWWVWIVPIMIGVPAIIVTTAYYKRKFAVKAAAV
- the glp gene encoding gephyrin-like molybdotransferase Glp codes for the protein MSEQVLAYREAERVVLAEARKLLECERMAQRVSLSSSAGRILAEAVHADRDQPPFPRATRDGFAWSAGSSVAGPHRVLGTVRAGEMWNGAPLASGEAVEIMTGAAVPEGADAVAMVEHVERSGDEVRLQEGRVIKAGENIVPVGAEARSCDVVAPAGTRLGPAQIAAAAACGYAEIAVAAKARVAILATGDELVPVAETPAPAQIRNSNSYSLSAQLLAMGAEPVRLPIVPDDARATEEAIRAALACDLLVMTGGVSMGRFDYVEQALGRVGAEFLFTGVKMQPGRPVVFGRARHEGEPRYFLGLPGNPVSTMVTFALFGAPLVAALMGETPERWPRWTRGALTREVSVKPGLTRFLPAQIESSIDGVRVTPVMWQGSGDLASTARAEGFVVVPEEAERLEAGAKVTALLLG
- a CDS encoding RNA polymerase sigma factor, which translates into the protein MSYSQAQAAIWLAPALQPTMTDTTEAITALVEEYATTLYRVAYSVTRNVAEAEDAVQETFLRVLRHREKLSEIRDRRVWLVRIVWNVVLDKKRRAKTRPETDDITEHARSLRAAGFTADQHAISSQQYQRILALIDRLPPKERDAILLSAVEELSTAQAAAVLGTTESSIRSRIFRARRVLAEMLAQEGIER
- a CDS encoding carboxypeptidase-like regulatory domain-containing protein encodes the protein MMKTKLWLTAALAATVMVALPGMAQQTAAPAATTATTAAKVGSIHGHVNDPTGAAITDGIIGLSTDGGQTSEYTFHTDSNGDYKGANIKAGTYTVTLREPNTPKGKVLDEFQNVKVVAGQDTAQDFDLSRADYVKKLSPEQQKQLAKVKAENAKILKQNSVIKNLNADLKQARQDNQTKNYAAADALMTKDTAQMPDAYLLWVELGVAQKGEKKYDDAITSLNKAITLDKAEKKPNQQVMGIAEDALGEVYGDTGKVAESQAAYDAAAAADPSNASMFYQNEAIVMNRNNQGDATVAAADKAIAADPKAPIPYYLKGQALIQKATVDPKTQKIIAPPGCVEAYQKYLELAPNGPFAGEVKGILASIGQKQQKVYRHR
- the queC gene encoding 7-cyano-7-deazaguanine synthase QueC; translation: MTPKRERAVVCLSGGMDSCVCAAIAARDYEPYAIHFSYGQRTEARELVSARSVAERLGFKDLLHLKIDLFRRIGGSALTDTSIDVPKAPAEEAAIGAEIPVTYVPFRNAHFLAAAVSWAEVLGASKIVIGAVEQDSSGYPDCRPAYYEAFQHLIETGTKEGSIRVETPLIQLRKREIVRLGLELGAPLDLTWSCYSGAEEACGECESCVLRLRAFEEADAVDPIPYAHR